TAGGGAGAAAATGTTTTGACTTTGGAAAAGAGATTTTCCTGATATATTTCTTGGGAGGAGGGAACTATTCTATTGGAAGATGAGAAAATATCTGTTGTGTTCTtagttcaaaataaatgatttaccATAGGAAAGTAGTTGGGATTTCAACAAAgtcttaattttctttaaaaaaatcttccagaaattaaaatatccctTGAGTGCCAACAGAGATTAATATACTCTATTTCGGGATATGTTACCAGATCAATCATGTTAGAACTAAAGTTTTAGGTGGTCATAAAAAGCGTGAAAAGCTAGGTTCGGGGGTGCTTTAGAATAACAGTAAATAACTGATTGGGAgagattttctaaaatttatttcaagagGATAAGTTCCATCAGATTTGTTTATATGATCTTGAATCTTTGATTTGTATTAAGGTtcagaatgaaatatttttggaaggtTCTTATGTCCTTTTTTGTAAATCTCTTGATGTAGTGTTTACATATTGTGTGTTGTCtcacattttttcatttttttttttgaaggttcTGTCAATCAGGTCCTTAACATCTTTATTGTCCATAATATTAtccaatagatttttttaatattaccattacaaaatttgtagtggtacattattattaaaaaccagATAAACTCCTGTTCagtctaaaaaagaaaattttaacattCCAGCGAAAAATCTATCCACTGGTTAACAATTACGTATcgatattatcattaattagtCAACACGGATGTTGATTAATCCATGATATAAGTGTTTGTAAGGGGGCTTGGTATAAGTGACAATGGATTATTCACCATAAATAGACCGATAAATGCAAatactgaaaaataaaagttaaacttgatgtaacaataaattattaaaattaatttggaatgaaagaaatatcaaacaAACTTCATCATGCACCGTGTCTTTGGTTTGAACAGGACcatgactatatatatattttttttttttttgggggtcttAAAGTTAGTTTTTGACATGAAAACAACCTTGGAGAAAAtctcaattaatttgtaaaaactgTCAATTTCGAACTATTTTATTGTGACAGTCAATTTTGGCTCTTTTAGTACAATTTGATGATATAAATTGAGGATAAATCGTCAAAGAATTCAAATGTATTCCACacttattttgagaaaaatcattcgaGCTTGCTATTGTATTGACAGGCCAGATTTTTGAGTTactccattcttttttttttccataaaatgtcaaaatcatagacataaacaagaaaattatgtatatcattcgtgatcttaaaaaatgaacatttaaatatcgatgaaatgaatataaatataataatttcaaccaaatatttgaaaaatatcaaacagaaccctatataatctatattaataaagcaaattttgtttgtttgattgcCTGGGAGGACTCATTTGCAACAACGAATAGTTATAATAGCTCAACACgtcatattaaataagaaaaggaaacaaaaaaaataaaaactacgaCTTTATATGAGGTTTATCTACAAGTATGTGTAGCTAAAGGTCagcacatcatattaaaaaagaaaagggaagtgCATATATTTAGGGTAGTAATTCCTAAGCATTTTCTAGCTTGCCAGTTTTGTTGTTGGCCACCTGAAACATGTTTTTCTCACTATTATTTCAtccttgaggagagaacatcaaagtTTTGAGTACTACGCGTGAGTGAGCTCACGAAAAACGTAAAGTAACACTGGAGTGTTATTTtcgttaatattaataaaccagATCCATATCATCGAAGCAAGGTTTTTCCGTTCGTTTAGTCTTAAAGccctaataatttatattttgaacttcaacaaaataatttatgcgcGCAGATAGTACTTTTGCTGAAAGGTTGGGTGATCAAATAgaatttgacataaaaataataatatttgtactgCTCTGCTAAATAAAATCCCGggaatattaaataatggaaactGTGGAGTCCCTCTCGCTCTCCACTTCAGAATTGAACCGTATTCTCCGATGTGAGAAATGTTTGAAAGTTCCTCCTAAAACGCTATGGTACATCAAGAAATGCTCCCATACTTTTTGTGGGTCGTGCCTCAAGGAAAATGCTGATAATGGACAATGCATGACGTGCAAGACTCCCTATGTCCAAAAGAGGGACCTTTGCATTCGGCATTCCACCAGGGAAGCCATTTCCGTATATCATAAACTGAAGCTTATATTGAATCCGGATTATGTTACTTTGTATCTGTAAGTTCCTCAAGTAGTCTCATTCTTTTGAGTTAAGGTTATTGTTACTTAAGTAtgccaattattaattatcagtcATTTTTAGAGAAGTGGATCCAATGGAATCTAGAAAGGAAAACAAGGATAAAAGAACTCccataggaaaaaaaagttcacaagACACAAATTTGACTCCAAACACTTCCAAATCAAGGAAAAAGTCTTTGGAAGAAGGTGGAGGAAAGTCTATAGCAGTCAATATGAAATCAAGTACCCCTAAAGGAAGgcctttgaaagaaaaaaaatgtgcagAGTCTGAGCCTAAAACTCCGAAATCAAGACGTAATTCTATTGTGGAACAAAAAGTTGTTGAAGAGGCGGACTCCATATTGTTAAAATCAAATGCCAAGAAtgcaaaagaaaattcattcaaaaaagatGTTGTTTCTAAGAAACAAAAGCTAGATCCGGATCTATTAAATAGCAGTATTACTCTAAATCCAACTCCATCCAAGTCTAAAAGCAATATCAATAAACGCAATGTCATAGGTGAAACGCCATTACACGTTGCTTGTTGTAAGGTAAAGGGcctcttttcttttaatacttAGTTTTTATACAATCTTACCCTTCCTAGGGAGATTATGATAAAGTGTGTGAACTTTTGGGTATGGGTGCAAATCCCAATAATCAAGACAATGCGGGTTGGACGCCACTCCATGAATGTGCTCAAAAGGGATATACTAATATAGCTAAAGTATTGTTGGACAAAGGTGCCGCTCCTTCTGTTCCTGGAGGACCTGATAATTTTACCCCATTACATGATGCTTCTTATAATGGCTGGAAAGATGttgtatttttacttataaaaaaaggggCAGATAAAAATGCAATGGATTCGCTAGGAAGGAGACCACGGTAATGGGACTACATATTAATAATCTCCTCTTTAATTAATGATCAATAAaacaacttcttcttttttcaggGACTTGTCCTACTCTAAAGAAATAATGGAGCTAGTCAATTCTACCTTGTCAGAATTATCTGAGTCTCAAGTTCTTGTTCAAACCATTGGCACAAGTTTTGAAGCCACGAAAGAttatgttcttatttattttgaaagtgttAAAGATATAAATGCTCAAATGCGTAAATTAGTCAAAGAATTGGAttggaaaatatcaaataattttaatgaagacGTAAcccatgttattttttcttcgtgTATAATGAATTTAGAAGGACAATATTTGCTTCGAGATGATTGCCTTTTGTACTTTGAGGCAGTGCTCTCAGCAAAGAAGATACTCCCTAAAGAGTGTGAGTAAAATGTTGACAACTGTTTTATCAGCATAGgttgatatttgtatttttccagGGTTTACCAAATGTATCGAGGCTAAAACTAAAGTCGATACAACTGACTTCCTTATTAAAGGAACTTCGAATAATCCTAGTTTTTCCCTCCGACAATCCATATTGAATTCTGCTAAAAGACTGCCTCGCCTATTTGCTGGAAtgcattttaatattcataactCAGTTACAGATAAAAAAGGTCTTTCTGAGATCATCAAGCGGGGCTCTGGTGTGATTTTGAAGAGGGAGCCAGATCCTGAATGTATTCCCGAGGCTGAGAAAAAGATACCCTATCATGTGGACCCTTCTGGGCCACTGAAATCTTGTTcacattatatcatttatcaaaGTGGAAGTAAGAGGGAGCCAGAGTTGAAGTATGACATGAGTCATATTAAAACACTTCCCTTGGATTGGCTTTTTAGTTGTATACATAAATTCTCTATCGTCTCTCCATATGGAATTTCATAATCATTCTCATATTCTCGCCATCTTTTGCGTATAGGTAAtcctgtaaataaataaaataaccaccGTGGACACTAGAGCTGAAAatggacaagaaaaaaaagtagccGTCTCAAAGACGACTAAATCAAAAAGTACTTTATGTAATAGTTTTAATTGAGCGTTATGGGTAATAATGaccaaatttattatgtaattttcaaacacataaaatacttccgaatgatttcaaatataattatttataaatgtacaatcAATGATTAAGATCAatcaattgattaaaattatcgTCGGAAAAGGATGATCCTTTCTATTAGTACTCGTATTTATGGTCATTTTGTAGATCGCGAGAAGAAGCCAGGAGCAAGACTGGGGATGgtacttttaaattaatgaataaaaataaatatttattattacccTTGTTAAAattagctgcctgttatataatttgGGGGATAATTATCAGATATACTATAAGCCTCTGCAAATTATCAAAAACGCCGAGGTGTCTAATTTTTATAGTCGTCTGTCATAcgtatttatctaaaaatggCACTGGGCGCCTTTCAGCACCTGTGGACACCCAATGCCTGATATTTAGATGAACTTATATTAGATAtacctaaacatttttttttttttttttgcattcagaGAGACTGTTGCTATGGAGTTTTCACAGACTACATAATTGAAGAGGCTGCTActtttgggggctcaaagttgatattttcacaaaattaaattgaacaaatttataatactctttttttttttgattaattaaggACGAGAAAAGAGGGTGATTcgagaaaaatatcatattctttCCATGTTAATAGTTGATTTTTATCTTCAAGTCggaaataactaataaattattaatagattatatgacgatttataaaatttgtaatacattttagagTCAGATAAAATAAGACTTGCAAAAGagcaataaaatttttataaagtaaggTTTAAGCCCTTTCTTTCgttggttccattttgacaAGCAATAGTTTATTAGTgcccttaatattaatgaaaaagggcttttattgtataaaacttgattgtttaggCCCCAAAATGGACGACATCAAAATTGTGATGTCACGAAAAAACgctctattattttattctttcaaagaGATCCAGGATCAGGATGAAATTCATGTTACAATTCTATACATTATTCCAGAACAATGCGTAAAAAAATTCTAACGATAacttaagattgtttttagattaatatgagtcaacctttattaaattgaatatctAGGGAGTAAAGTCTTTGTAAAATCGAAACTGCTTTTCAGTTCAATGTTAGGTAGATAATCTGGGTTGAAATTCAGATATTCATAACGTTTACTGTCGATCAAATCAAGTcttgaaattttaaacttaagctaactatatatgaataatatttagcaTTAGTTCTAATTTCTTTCAAATCTGTGACACTGTATGTAAAATTCTtcagtttttgttaaaaaatttatggaatgaATAATATGGTTCCttgcataaagtaataaaaatcccGTCATTGTTATCGATTTCTCAAAACATCAACAGTAATTGATCCCTCTAATATGTATACACTCTTTTCtt
The Lepeophtheirus salmonis chromosome 10, UVic_Lsal_1.4, whole genome shotgun sequence DNA segment above includes these coding regions:
- the LOC121125451 gene encoding BRCA1-associated RING domain protein 1; translated protein: METVESLSLSTSELNRILRCEKCLKVPPKTLWYIKKCSHTFCGSCLKENADNGQCMTCKTPYVQKRDLCIRHSTREAISVYHKLKLILNPDYVTLYLEVDPMESRKENKDKRTPIGKKSSQDTNLTPNTSKSRKKSLEEGGGKSIAVNMKSSTPKGRPLKEKKCAESEPKTPKSRRNSIVEQKVVEEADSILLKSNAKNAKENSFKKDVVSKKQKLDPDLLNSSITLNPTPSKSKSNINKRNVIGETPLHVACCKGDYDKVCELLGMGANPNNQDNAGWTPLHECAQKGYTNIAKVLLDKGAAPSVPGGPDNFTPLHDASYNGWKDVVFLLIKKGADKNAMDSLGRRPRDLSYSKEIMELVNSTLSELSESQVLVQTIGTSFEATKDYVLIYFESVKDINAQMRKLVKELDWKISNNFNEDVTHVIFSSCIMNLEGQYLLRDDCLLYFEAVLSAKKILPKEWFTKCIEAKTKVDTTDFLIKGTSNNPSFSLRQSILNSAKRLPRLFAGMHFNIHNSVTDKKGLSEIIKRGSGVILKREPDPECIPEAEKKIPYHVDPSGPLKSCSHYIIYQSGSKREPELKYDMSHIKTLPLDWLFSCIHKFSIVSPYGIS